One region of Trinickia violacea genomic DNA includes:
- a CDS encoding CoxG family protein, whose translation MELNDALRIPLAPSAVWDALQDLALLRASLENCESFTRLVGGEYALTLTVPLGPLRARYDVRAHVASQNGTVVDAPHRTLNFKARAPGVGALRGQIDVALRADAQSGAASADARQAEPATRIDYSVWATLTGPLAELPPRQIENAMHELADDFFTEFCAVVQAKHGQGPNRARGEHGRRQHVFLRPINLAGIARRAYSHGAGGTLTGRAAGALVSTRAHGLHRGHEPHAMPAWAWAAMVFFVAVLLYASRWFG comes from the coding sequence ATGGAACTGAACGACGCGTTACGCATTCCGCTTGCACCGTCCGCGGTCTGGGACGCGTTGCAGGATCTCGCGCTGTTGCGCGCGAGCCTCGAAAACTGCGAATCGTTCACGCGCCTCGTGGGCGGCGAGTATGCGCTGACGCTGACGGTGCCGCTCGGTCCGCTCAGGGCGCGCTACGACGTGCGCGCGCACGTGGCGAGCCAGAACGGGACGGTCGTCGACGCGCCGCATCGCACGCTCAACTTCAAGGCGCGCGCGCCGGGTGTCGGCGCCTTGCGAGGGCAGATCGACGTCGCGCTGCGGGCGGATGCGCAGAGCGGCGCTGCGTCGGCAGACGCTCGCCAAGCCGAGCCCGCCACGCGGATCGACTACTCCGTCTGGGCGACGCTCACCGGGCCGCTTGCCGAACTGCCGCCGCGCCAGATCGAAAACGCGATGCACGAACTGGCCGACGATTTTTTCACGGAATTCTGCGCGGTCGTGCAGGCGAAGCACGGGCAGGGGCCGAACCGGGCGCGCGGCGAGCATGGCCGCCGTCAGCACGTCTTTCTGCGGCCGATCAATCTGGCCGGCATCGCTCGCCGCGCCTACTCGCACGGCGCCGGCGGGACCCTGACCGGCCGCGCCGCCGGCGCGCTGGTCAGCACCCGCGCTCACGGGCTGCATCGCGGACATGAACCGCACGCGATGCCCGCGTGGGCGTGGGCGGCGATGGTCTTCTTCGTCGCGGTGCTGCTCTATGCGTCGCGCTGGTTCGGCTGA
- a CDS encoding helix-turn-helix domain-containing protein, whose protein sequence is MPQETSTARPGAKAAATHVVAVVAFDGISPFHLSVPCLVFGEDRSAGGVPPFELRVCAAEPGTLTTTVGFTITAPHGLDAIDDADIVVVPSWRDTGEAPPAALLDALRAAHARGAQLVGLCLGAFVLAEAGLLDGRPATTHWAWADAFARRYPSVKLDPGVLYVDDGNILTSAGTAAGIDCCLHVLRKRCGTQAASYTARRLVVPPHRQGSQAQFIEQPIVADARDGRLAELLDWVRANLREPHTLDSLADRALMSRRTFTRRFRQATGTTVSAWLLATRLSRAQQMLEMTEQSVDAIAEAAGFGSTVSMRQHFADTLKTSPSAYRREFRGA, encoded by the coding sequence ATGCCGCAAGAGACTTCCACTGCCAGGCCAGGAGCGAAGGCCGCCGCGACGCACGTCGTTGCCGTGGTGGCATTCGACGGCATCAGCCCTTTCCACCTGTCCGTGCCGTGCCTCGTTTTCGGCGAAGACCGCAGCGCCGGCGGCGTGCCGCCCTTCGAATTGCGCGTATGCGCCGCCGAACCCGGCACGCTGACGACGACCGTCGGCTTTACGATCACCGCGCCCCACGGTCTCGATGCGATCGACGACGCCGATATCGTCGTCGTTCCGAGCTGGCGCGACACCGGCGAAGCGCCGCCCGCCGCCCTCCTCGACGCCTTGCGCGCCGCTCACGCGCGCGGCGCGCAACTCGTCGGCCTATGCCTCGGCGCGTTCGTGCTGGCGGAAGCGGGCCTCCTCGACGGCCGCCCCGCCACGACCCACTGGGCCTGGGCCGACGCGTTCGCCCGCCGCTACCCGAGCGTCAAGCTGGACCCGGGCGTGCTCTACGTCGATGACGGCAATATCCTGACATCGGCCGGCACCGCGGCAGGCATCGACTGCTGTCTGCACGTGCTGCGCAAGCGCTGCGGCACGCAGGCGGCGAGCTACACCGCGCGGCGGCTCGTCGTGCCACCGCATCGGCAAGGCTCGCAAGCGCAGTTCATCGAGCAGCCGATCGTTGCGGACGCGCGCGACGGCCGGCTCGCCGAGCTGCTCGACTGGGTCCGCGCCAATCTGCGCGAGCCGCATACGCTCGACTCGCTCGCCGATCGCGCACTGATGAGCCGGCGCACGTTCACGCGGCGCTTCCGGCAAGCAACGGGGACGACGGTCAGCGCGTGGCTCCTCGCCACACGCCTCTCGCGAGCGCAGCAAATGCTGGAGATGACGGAGCAATCAGTCGACGCGATCGCCGAAGCAGCGGGTTTCGGCTCGACGGTATCGATGCGCCAGCACTTCGCCGACACGCTCAAAACGTCGCCATCGGCGTACCGGCGGGAGTTCCGCGGCGCCTGA
- a CDS encoding cysteine hydrolase family protein: protein MSQATPRRALIVIDVQNEYVTGDLPIEYPDVNVSLANIGRAMDAAHAASVPVVVVQNFAPATAPIFARGSEGAELHPIVGSRPRAHYLEKSLPSAFTGTDLADWLKANTIDTLTVVGYMTHNCDASTINHALHAGYAVEFLSDATGSVPYENAAGFASAEEIHRVFSVVLQSRFAAVLGTDEWIAGLASGALPQRGSIYASNQKARERRLRQKEAEQA from the coding sequence ATGTCCCAAGCCACCCCGCGCCGCGCGCTGATCGTGATCGACGTCCAAAACGAATACGTGACCGGCGATCTGCCGATCGAATACCCGGACGTCAACGTGTCGCTGGCCAACATCGGCCGCGCGATGGATGCCGCGCACGCCGCATCGGTGCCGGTCGTCGTCGTGCAGAACTTCGCGCCGGCCACCGCGCCGATCTTTGCGCGCGGCTCGGAGGGTGCGGAACTGCATCCGATCGTCGGGTCGCGCCCTCGCGCCCACTACCTGGAGAAGTCGCTGCCGAGCGCGTTCACCGGCACCGATCTCGCCGATTGGCTGAAGGCCAACACCATCGACACGCTGACCGTCGTCGGCTACATGACCCACAACTGCGACGCGTCGACGATCAATCACGCGCTGCACGCGGGCTATGCGGTGGAGTTTCTGTCGGACGCGACCGGCTCCGTGCCGTATGAGAACGCGGCGGGATTCGCGAGCGCCGAGGAGATCCACCGCGTGTTCAGCGTCGTGCTGCAATCGCGCTTTGCGGCGGTGCTCGGCACCGACGAGTGGATCGCCGGGCTCGCGTCCGGTGCGCTGCCGCAGCGGGGCTCGATCTACGCATCGAACCAGAAGGCTCGCGAGCGGCGCCTGCGGCAAAAGGAAGCGGAGCAGGCGTAA
- a CDS encoding TetR family transcriptional regulator, which produces MVRRTKEEAQETRHRILDAAEHVFFEKGVSRTSLGDIAQYAGVTRGAIYWHFANKGDLFTEMFDRVLLPLDELGAASLDPQEADPLGRLKEIVNLCLRKTATDPQQRRVFDILLLKCEFVEDMGPVMARHQTNMRDGLQKIEGGLKNAVSKGQLPADLDTQKAATMLHAFVGGFLRDMLVLPDKFDIATHSEQLVDACFDMLRYSPALRGPAPDA; this is translated from the coding sequence ATGGTCAGACGAACCAAGGAAGAAGCCCAGGAAACACGGCATCGAATTCTCGATGCCGCGGAACACGTATTCTTCGAAAAGGGCGTATCGCGCACATCGCTCGGTGACATCGCGCAGTACGCAGGCGTGACGCGCGGCGCCATCTATTGGCACTTCGCCAACAAGGGTGACCTGTTCACGGAAATGTTCGACCGCGTGCTGCTGCCGCTCGACGAGCTCGGCGCGGCGTCGCTCGATCCGCAGGAAGCCGATCCGCTCGGCCGGCTCAAGGAGATCGTCAACCTGTGCCTGCGCAAAACGGCCACCGACCCGCAACAGCGCCGTGTGTTCGACATCCTGTTGCTGAAGTGTGAATTCGTCGAAGACATGGGCCCCGTCATGGCGCGTCATCAGACGAACATGCGCGACGGTCTCCAGAAAATCGAAGGCGGCTTGAAGAACGCCGTGTCGAAAGGCCAATTGCCCGCCGACCTCGACACGCAAAAGGCGGCAACCATGCTGCATGCGTTCGTCGGCGGATTCCTGCGCGATATGCTGGTCCTGCCCGACAAGTTCGATATCGCGACGCATTCCGAGCAGCTCGTCGACGCGTGCTTCGACATGCTGCGCTATAGCCCCGCCTTGCGCGGGCCGGCGCCGGACGCATAA
- a CDS encoding efflux RND transporter periplasmic adaptor subunit — translation MRVERVPHRLISVATAAVFLAACGQKQSAPPQQTPEVGVVTIQQSAVPVVTELPGRTNAFLVAQVRARVDGIVLSRDFTEGSEVKAGQRLYKIDPAPYIASLNSAKATLAKAQANLVSTTAQANRYKVLVAANAVSKQDYDNAVASQGQAEADVAAGKAQVETAQINLGYTDVISPISGRTGVSQVTPGAYVQASQATLMDTIQQLDPVYVDLTQSSLDGLKLRRDAQEGRLKTSGPNAAKVSLILEDGRTYSEPGKLQFSDVTVDQTTGSVTVRAIFPNPNRVLLPGMFVRAHIEEGVNDKAMLVPQIGVTHNPKGEAVALVVGQDNKVAPRTLVTSGMHGADWVVESGVQPGDRVIVQGTEKVRPGMEVKAVPAQLPASPASGAAAGAAPAASGAQQAQGASGA, via the coding sequence ATGCGCGTCGAACGGGTTCCACACCGCTTAATTAGTGTCGCGACTGCTGCCGTATTTCTCGCAGCATGCGGACAAAAACAATCGGCACCGCCGCAGCAAACGCCGGAAGTCGGCGTCGTCACCATCCAGCAATCGGCCGTACCGGTCGTCACCGAGCTGCCGGGCCGCACCAACGCTTTCCTCGTTGCGCAAGTGCGCGCGCGGGTCGACGGCATCGTGCTGTCGCGCGACTTCACTGAAGGCAGCGAAGTGAAGGCCGGCCAGCGCCTGTACAAGATCGATCCGGCGCCGTACATCGCCTCGCTCAACAGCGCGAAGGCCACGCTCGCGAAGGCCCAGGCGAACCTGGTGTCGACCACCGCGCAGGCCAACCGCTACAAGGTGCTGGTGGCCGCCAACGCGGTCAGCAAGCAGGACTACGACAACGCCGTCGCATCGCAAGGCCAGGCCGAAGCCGATGTCGCCGCCGGCAAGGCGCAGGTGGAGACCGCGCAGATCAATCTCGGCTACACCGACGTGATTTCGCCGATCTCCGGCCGCACGGGCGTGTCGCAAGTCACGCCGGGCGCCTACGTGCAGGCGAGCCAGGCGACGCTGATGGACACGATCCAGCAGCTCGACCCGGTGTACGTCGATCTGACGCAATCGAGCCTGGACGGCCTCAAGCTGCGCCGCGACGCGCAGGAAGGCCGCCTGAAGACGAGCGGCCCGAACGCCGCGAAGGTCTCGCTGATCCTCGAGGACGGCCGCACGTACTCGGAGCCGGGCAAGCTGCAGTTCTCCGACGTCACGGTCGATCAGACCACGGGCTCGGTCACGGTCCGCGCGATTTTCCCGAACCCGAACCGCGTGCTGCTGCCGGGCATGTTCGTGCGCGCGCACATCGAAGAGGGTGTGAACGATAAGGCGATGCTCGTGCCGCAGATCGGCGTCACGCACAACCCGAAGGGTGAGGCGGTTGCGCTGGTCGTGGGTCAGGACAACAAGGTCGCGCCGCGTACGCTCGTCACGTCGGGCATGCATGGCGCGGACTGGGTCGTCGAAAGCGGCGTGCAGCCGGGCGACCGCGTGATCGTGCAGGGCACCGAAAAGGTCCGCCCGGGGATGGAAGTGAAGGCGGTGCCGGCTCAGCTGCCGGCCAGCCCCGCATCCGGCGCAGCGGCAGGCGCTGCCCCCGCGGCAAGCGGCGCGCAGCAGGCACAAGGCGCATCGGGCGCGTAA
- a CDS encoding efflux RND transporter permease subunit: MAKFFIDRPIFAWVIAIILMLAGIASIFNLPIAQYPTIAPPSIQITASYPGASAKTVEDTVTQVIEQQMSGLDHLLYLSSTSDDSGTATITLTFAAGTNPDIAQVQVQNKLSLATPLLPQVVQQLGTTVTKSSSSFLLVLAFNSEDGSMDRYDLANYVASHVKDPISRLDGVGTVTLFGTQYAMRIWLDANKLNNFGLTPVDVTNAIAAQNVQIAGGQIGGAPAKPGQMVQATITEATLLRTPEQFGNILLKVNQDGSQVRIKDVARVDLGGETYNFETKYNGQWTAGLGIQLATGANALQTAKEVRERVDELSKYFPHGLVVKYPYDTTPFVKLSIEDVVKTLLEGIVLVFLVMYLFLQNLRATLIPTIAVPVVLLGTFAIMEFAGFSINTLSMFGLVLAIGLLVDDAIVVVENVERVMAEEGLSPREATKKAMSQITGALVGVGLVLSAVFVPVAFSGGSVGAIYRQFSLTIVSAMVLSVLVALILTPALCATLLKPIPQGHHEAKKGFFGWFNRTFEKSRDKYHSGVYHVIKRSGRWLIIYLAVIAAVGLLFVKLPKSFLPDEDQGLLFVIVQTPSGSTMETTAKTLSNISDYLLTTEKDVVESAFTVNGFSFAGRGQNSGLVFVKLKDYKQRQHKDQKVQAIIQRMFMHYAGYKDAMVIPVNPPSIPELGTASGFDFELTDNAGLGHEALMAARNQLLGMASKDPTLALVRPNGLNDTPQYKVDIDREKAQALGVSASAIDQTFSIAWASQYVNNFLDTDNRIKKVYVMADAPFRMNPDDLNVWYVRNGSGGMVPFNAFATGYWTYGSPKLERYNGISAVEIQGAAAEGKSTGQAMKAMEAIAAKLPPGIGYSWTGLSYQEIQSGSQAPILYAISILVVFLCLAALYESWSIPFSVIMVVPLGVIGALLAATLRGLENDVYFQVGLLTTVGLSAKNAILIVEFARELQQGQGMGPVEAALESARQRLRPILMTSMAFILGVTPLAISNGAGSASQHAIGTGVIGGMLTATFFAIFFIPMFFVVVRSKFSGEKEDPDEALRLSDALHKDSNGNGSSNEGH, from the coding sequence ATGGCAAAGTTCTTTATCGATCGCCCGATTTTTGCGTGGGTGATCGCCATTATTTTGATGCTCGCGGGTATCGCGTCGATCTTCAATTTGCCGATCGCGCAGTATCCGACCATCGCGCCGCCGTCGATCCAGATCACCGCAAGCTATCCGGGTGCGTCGGCGAAGACGGTGGAAGACACCGTCACGCAGGTGATCGAGCAGCAGATGAGCGGTCTCGATCACTTGCTGTATCTGTCGTCGACTTCGGATGACTCCGGTACCGCAACGATCACGCTGACGTTCGCCGCCGGCACGAACCCGGACATCGCGCAGGTGCAGGTGCAGAACAAGCTGTCGCTTGCCACGCCGCTTCTGCCGCAGGTCGTGCAGCAGCTCGGCACCACGGTGACGAAGTCGAGCAGCAGCTTCTTGCTCGTGCTCGCCTTCAACTCCGAAGACGGCAGCATGGACCGCTACGACCTCGCGAACTACGTGGCCTCGCACGTCAAGGACCCGATCAGCCGTCTCGACGGCGTGGGTACCGTGACGCTGTTCGGCACGCAGTACGCGATGCGGATCTGGCTCGACGCGAACAAGCTCAACAACTTCGGCTTGACGCCCGTCGACGTGACGAACGCGATCGCGGCGCAGAACGTGCAGATTGCGGGCGGGCAGATCGGCGGCGCGCCGGCGAAGCCGGGGCAGATGGTCCAGGCGACCATCACCGAAGCGACGCTGCTGCGTACGCCCGAGCAGTTCGGCAACATCCTGCTGAAGGTCAACCAGGACGGCTCGCAGGTGCGTATCAAGGACGTCGCGCGCGTGGACCTGGGCGGCGAAACGTATAACTTCGAGACGAAGTACAACGGCCAGTGGACCGCGGGTCTCGGCATTCAGCTCGCGACGGGCGCGAACGCGCTTCAGACGGCGAAGGAAGTGAGGGAGAGGGTCGACGAACTGTCGAAGTACTTCCCGCACGGCCTCGTTGTGAAGTACCCGTACGACACGACGCCGTTCGTGAAGCTGTCGATCGAGGACGTGGTCAAGACGCTGCTCGAAGGCATCGTGCTCGTCTTCCTCGTGATGTACCTGTTCCTGCAAAACCTGCGCGCCACGCTGATTCCGACGATTGCGGTGCCGGTGGTGCTGTTGGGCACGTTCGCGATCATGGAGTTCGCGGGCTTCTCGATCAACACGCTATCGATGTTCGGTCTCGTGCTCGCCATCGGTCTGTTGGTGGACGATGCGATCGTGGTGGTCGAAAACGTCGAGCGGGTGATGGCCGAAGAGGGCTTATCGCCACGAGAGGCGACCAAGAAGGCGATGAGCCAGATCACCGGCGCGCTGGTCGGCGTGGGGCTCGTGCTGTCGGCGGTGTTCGTGCCGGTGGCGTTCTCGGGCGGCTCGGTCGGCGCGATTTACCGGCAGTTCTCGCTGACCATCGTGTCGGCGATGGTGCTGTCGGTGCTGGTCGCGTTGATTCTGACGCCGGCGCTGTGCGCGACGCTCCTGAAGCCGATTCCGCAGGGCCATCACGAAGCGAAGAAGGGCTTCTTCGGCTGGTTCAACCGGACCTTCGAGAAGAGCCGCGACAAGTACCACTCGGGCGTGTATCACGTGATCAAGCGCTCGGGCCGCTGGCTCATCATCTATCTCGCGGTGATCGCGGCGGTCGGCCTGTTGTTCGTGAAGCTGCCGAAGTCGTTCCTGCCCGACGAAGACCAGGGCCTCTTGTTCGTCATCGTGCAGACGCCGTCGGGCTCGACGATGGAAACCACGGCGAAGACGCTCTCGAACATCTCGGACTACCTGCTCACGACGGAAAAGGATGTCGTCGAATCGGCGTTCACGGTGAACGGCTTCAGCTTCGCGGGCCGCGGCCAGAACTCCGGCCTCGTCTTCGTCAAGCTGAAGGACTACAAGCAGCGCCAGCACAAGGACCAGAAGGTTCAGGCGATCATCCAGCGGATGTTCATGCACTACGCGGGCTACAAAGACGCGATGGTGATCCCGGTCAATCCGCCGTCGATTCCTGAACTGGGTACCGCATCGGGCTTCGACTTCGAGCTGACCGACAACGCGGGTCTCGGCCACGAGGCGCTGATGGCCGCGCGCAACCAGTTGCTCGGCATGGCTTCGAAGGACCCGACGCTCGCCCTCGTGCGTCCGAACGGCCTGAACGACACGCCGCAGTACAAGGTCGACATCGATCGCGAGAAGGCGCAGGCCTTGGGCGTTTCGGCGTCGGCGATCGACCAGACGTTCTCGATCGCGTGGGCATCGCAGTACGTGAACAACTTCCTCGATACCGACAACCGGATCAAGAAGGTGTACGTGATGGCCGATGCGCCGTTCCGGATGAATCCGGACGACCTGAATGTCTGGTACGTGCGCAACGGTTCGGGCGGGATGGTGCCGTTCAACGCGTTTGCGACCGGCTACTGGACCTACGGCTCGCCGAAGCTCGAACGTTACAACGGCATCTCGGCGGTCGAAATCCAGGGTGCCGCCGCGGAAGGCAAGAGTACCGGCCAGGCGATGAAGGCGATGGAAGCGATCGCGGCGAAGCTGCCGCCGGGTATCGGCTACTCGTGGACCGGCTTGTCGTACCAGGAAATCCAGTCGGGCTCGCAGGCGCCGATTCTGTACGCGATCTCGATCCTCGTCGTGTTCCTGTGCCTTGCGGCGCTCTATGAAAGCTGGTCGATTCCGTTCTCGGTGATCATGGTCGTGCCGCTCGGGGTGATCGGCGCACTCTTGGCCGCCACGCTGCGCGGGCTCGAAAACGACGTGTATTTCCAGGTGGGTCTGTTGACCACCGTGGGTCTGTCGGCGAAGAACGCGATTCTGATCGTCGAATTCGCGCGGGAGCTGCAGCAGGGTCAAGGGATGGGGCCGGTGGAAGCCGCGCTCGAATCCGCTCGCCAGCGGTTGCGGCCGATTTTGATGACCTCGATGGCGTTTATTCTCGGCGTGACGCCGCTCGCGATCAGCAACGGCGCCGGTTCGGCGAGCCAGCACGCGATCGGTACGGGCGTGATCGGCGGGATGCTGACGGCGACCTTCTTCGCGATCTTCTTTATCCCGATGTTCTTCGTCGTGGTCCGCTCGAAGTTCTCGGGCGAAAAGGAAGATCCGGATGAGGCGCTGCGGCTGTCGGATGCGTTGCATAAGGACTCGAACGGCAACGGTTCGAGTAACGAAGGACATTGA
- a CDS encoding efflux transporter outer membrane subunit gives MRKLSLIAIAVGVFAAGCTMQPHYNRPAAPVPASFPTGGVYQTQPGSGAAERSANGAAATDIGWREFFADPRLQQVIAIALKNNRDLRVSMLNVEASQQQYRITRAQLFPTLNAVGTGSVQRTPKDLSFFNQTISRTYNVGLQTSWEIDFWGRIRSLKDQALAQYLSTAQARKAAEISLVSQVADQYLTMLSFDDLLRITEQTLKTAQDSYNLTKLQFENGTGSELDLRQAQTVVEQAQANMQAEARARAQAENALVVLIGEPLPADLEPGLPLSDQNILTDVPAGLPSDLLTRRPDIMEAEENLLAANANIGAARAAFFPKISLTSSAGTASPTLGGLFKPGSFAWTFAPTIDLPIFEGGSNIANLNLANIQKKIQIAQYEKSIQSAFREVADGLAARGTYDEQIAALERDVFAEQRALDLSELRYHNGVDSYLAVLAAQTALYSAQQSLVNARVNRLTSLVNLYVALGGGWIEHTGDTPRPADDTTGYGSADQPAGASAPVAAASAPTPAAAVPATAAKAG, from the coding sequence ATGCGAAAACTTTCTTTGATTGCCATCGCAGTCGGCGTTTTCGCGGCCGGCTGTACGATGCAGCCGCACTACAATCGTCCGGCCGCTCCGGTGCCGGCGTCGTTCCCGACCGGCGGCGTCTACCAGACGCAGCCGGGCAGCGGCGCCGCCGAGCGCTCGGCGAACGGCGCGGCCGCCACCGACATCGGCTGGCGCGAGTTCTTCGCCGACCCGCGTCTGCAGCAGGTCATCGCGATCGCGCTGAAGAACAACCGCGACTTGCGCGTGTCGATGCTGAACGTCGAGGCGTCGCAGCAGCAGTACCGCATTACGCGCGCGCAGCTGTTCCCGACGCTCAACGCGGTGGGAACCGGCAGCGTCCAGCGCACGCCGAAGGACCTGTCGTTCTTCAACCAGACGATCTCGCGGACTTACAACGTCGGTCTGCAGACGTCGTGGGAAATCGACTTCTGGGGCCGTATCCGCAGTTTGAAGGACCAGGCGCTCGCGCAATACTTGTCGACGGCACAGGCACGCAAGGCGGCGGAAATCTCGCTCGTCTCGCAAGTCGCCGACCAGTACTTGACGATGCTCTCGTTCGACGACCTGCTGCGGATCACCGAACAAACGCTGAAGACTGCGCAGGATTCGTACAACCTGACGAAGCTGCAGTTCGAGAACGGCACCGGCTCGGAGCTCGATTTGCGTCAGGCGCAAACCGTGGTCGAGCAGGCGCAGGCGAACATGCAGGCGGAGGCGCGCGCTCGCGCGCAGGCCGAGAATGCGCTCGTGGTGTTGATCGGCGAGCCGTTGCCGGCGGATCTCGAACCGGGTTTGCCGCTTAGCGATCAGAACATCCTGACCGATGTTCCCGCGGGCCTGCCGTCGGATCTGCTCACGCGCCGTCCCGACATCATGGAGGCCGAGGAGAACCTGCTCGCGGCCAACGCGAATATCGGCGCGGCTCGTGCGGCGTTCTTCCCGAAGATCTCGCTGACGAGTTCGGCTGGCACGGCGAGCCCGACGCTCGGCGGGCTCTTCAAGCCGGGTTCGTTCGCGTGGACCTTCGCGCCGACGATCGACCTGCCGATCTTCGAGGGCGGCAGCAATATCGCCAACCTGAATCTTGCGAACATCCAGAAGAAGATTCAGATCGCGCAGTACGAGAAGTCGATTCAGTCGGCGTTCCGCGAGGTCGCCGACGGGCTCGCCGCGCGCGGCACCTACGACGAGCAGATCGCGGCGCTCGAGCGCGATGTGTTCGCCGAGCAGCGTGCGCTCGATCTGTCGGAGCTGCGGTATCACAACGGCGTCGACAGCTATCTGGCGGTGCTTGCCGCGCAGACCGCGCTCTATTCGGCGCAGCAGTCGTTGGTCAACGCTCGCGTGAACCGGCTCACGAGCCTTGTGAATCTGTACGTCGCGCTCGGCGGCGGCTGGATCGAGCACACGGGCGATACGCCGCGTCCGGCCGACGATACGACCGGCTACGGTTCGGCCGATCAGCCGGCTGGGGCGTCCGCACCGGTTGCCGCCGCTTCGGCTCCGACCCCGGCTGCGGCCGTGCCGGCGACGGCGGCGAAGGCGGGGTGA